The Bicyclus anynana chromosome 4, ilBicAnyn1.1, whole genome shotgun sequence genome window below encodes:
- the LOC112043272 gene encoding uncharacterized protein LOC112043272 — protein sequence MKKFLLWMLFKLTYTLEVDKPDLIQNRNSQLGVRAVVIQCDVPEEEFPSDSDSLRFQREELFKHNALQDCKQKLAITIKMSSDPTVSTKKQTADNGNKFSSTSFIVNQQQASGDEYIPIEHVLGVNNKRIRLLNPYVLRLRRKTPYQAYKLKKIDVCSKVLQVMSRFDVRCRKMFIIVVCFQNRRYYIYKNYCVINFVFTYRKENTKTVHNNVCTETNVSLSKILRDKRHDIKDKDYEYNFERWTPTDLKPQTLHKHLHNNNKHPYTKVNEQSENILYEDREPIFDAADSDSDTDRDIVKKLPNENTEQRISKSYNNKDVSDFEIPGIAETKSSDMTNKVYKKNLEHHLKERYGDNNDKRDFVIYEIGDPTLWYSAQVQLYEKLSTPEGKIVWNDLTKDEKARVTSANAKWSNEDIHIQYKPTEFLAREDFALPVTDLCLVVSTKCDHENDSKDKISEFMIIPVDDVIELDDLKEINKRDSNKSDSNTVSKGSRRQVIVRTTRALMGGTTDNLKIVSRGADKYLKLPHSKPHYTQMDLEAKADDNERILVGAFGRLTTIVSDSTRRIRSILTVQATNTGLAAARMRVMARECSPDLLDSSPDRDETMAGPVIVPPKHTKTFVLKVPLQIPVENASCTIYYTFTVALVNDNGESVAVRDVRIKRDDWCYCVWHCDCVCLGEDPKLLCREMTAAQRSAAGLPVQQKSRHARSVCYPDVVSLNLLVICVGVFIVLLCLGLTKALMGLCCRYVASWGLYRFLDTPRKLDHYYERSLRNRCVVYDDEGWPVHPDTGERTVALVSEPMEFILNVIFFITLPCVMIWDAMRSCARCQEEDENSANYNNYKMTEDYNKCFSSHDVQITERRKRRRNRWLQRWMTPQAEELTSDLWHEGLSPLGKKTPVCMQPLLQQESGFRRTCEQSSFMDSEQDDTEYVLMQMQKSRESLVKSQRQLEMKTSAMQQMKGSSNAGMNR from the exons atgaaaa AGTTTCTACTATggatgttatttaaattaacatataCGCTCGAAGTGGATAAGCCGGACTTGATACAAAACCGAAATTCCCAGTTGGGTGTTCGAGCTGTGGTTATCCAATGCGATGTACCG GAAGAAGAATTTCCATCAGACAGCGATTCACTACGTTTTCAAAGAGAGGAGCTATTCAAACACAACGCTTTGCAAGACTGCAAGCAGAAATTGGCAATCACTATCAAAATGTCGAGTGACCCAACCGTTAGTACcaaaaaacaaact GCCGATAATGGCAATAAATTCTCATCTACTTCCTTCATCGTAAATCAACAGCAAGCCTCCGGAGATGAATATATTCCAATAGAACATGTTCTGGGAGTGAACAACAAGCGCATCCGTCTACTGAATCCTTACGTCTTACGGCTCCGGCGGAAAACACCATATCAAGCgtacaagttaaaaaaaatcgacgTATGTTCTAAAGTTTTACAAGTTATGAGTAGATTTGACGTGAGATGTCGAAAGatgtttattattgttgtatGTTTTCAAAATAGACGG tattacatttataaaaactattgcgttatcaattttgtgtttacctaCAGGAAAGAAAATACCAAAACTG ttcaTAACAATGTATGTACAGAAACGAATGTTTCCTTAAGTAAAATCCTTCGCGACAAGAGGCATGATATAAAAGATAAAGATTATGAATACAATTTCGAACGATGGACCCCTACAGATTTGAAACCGCAGACACTACATAagcatttacataataataataagcaccCATACACTAAAGTAAATGAACAGTCTGAGAATATACTATACGAAGACAGAGAACCTATATTTGATGCGGCAGATAGTGATTCTGATACTGATAGGGATATTGTGAAAAAACTACCAAATGAAAACACAGAACAAAGAATTTCAAAGAGTTATAATAACAAAGACGTATCTGACTTTGAAATACCAGGAATCGCTGAGACTAAATCCAGCGATATGACgaataaagtttataaaaaaaatcttgaacaCCACCTTAAAGAACGGTACGGTGATAATAATGACAAACGAGATTTTGTTATTTACGAAATTGGTGATCCCACTTTATGGTATAGCGCTCAAGTGCAGctttatgaaaaattaagtaCTCCTGAGGGGAAAATTGTGTGGAATGATCTTACAAAAGATGAAAAAGCAAG AGTTACATCTGCCAATGCAAAATGGTCGAATGAAGACATTCATATTCAATACAAACCAACTGAATTTCTAGCCAGGGAGGATTTTGCTCTACCCGTCACAGATTTATGTTTGGTAGTGTCTACTAAATGTGATCATGAAAATGATTCTAAAG ATAAAATTAGTGAATTTATGATTATACCAGTAGATGATGTCATAGAACTAGACGATCTAAAGGAAATCAACAAACGGGATAGCAATAAATCTGATTCCAATACAGTATCCAAAGGC AGTCGCCGTCAAGTTATAGTTCGAACTACAAGAGCGTTGATGGGCGGCACTACTGACAACCTGAAAATAGTATCCAGAGGAGCGGACAAGTATCTAAAGTTACCGCACTCCAAGCCTCACTATACGCAAATGGACTTAGAAGCAAAGGCGGATGATAATGAACGTATACTTGTAGG AGCCTTTGGCCGATTGACGACTATTGTGTCAGACAGCACTCGGAGAATCCGCTCAATATTGACTGTACAAGCCACAAATACCGGGTTGGCTGCGGCGCGTATGAG GGTGATGGCTCGTGAGTGCAGTCCCGACTTATTAGACAGCAGCCCTGATAGAGATGAAACGATGGCTGGACCGGTAATAGTGCCGCCAAAACATACCAAGACATTCGTACTCAAAGTACCCTTACAGATACCTGTCGAAAACGCCAGTTGTACTA tatattatacatttacaGTTGCTTTAGTCAACGACAATGGCGAATCTGTAGCAGTTCGAGATGTGAGAATCAAACGAGATGACTGGTGCTACTGTGTTTGGCACTGTGATTGTGTGTGCTTGG GTGAAGATCCTAAACTTCTTTGTCGGGAAATGACAGCGGCGCAGCGGTCGGCCGCCGGACTGCCCGTTCAGCAAAAATCTCGCCACGCGCGCTCCGTGTGCTACCCGGACGTTGTTTCACTCAACCTGCTTGTCATCTGCGTAGGCGTCTTCATTGTCCTATTGTGTCTTG GTCTCACGAAAGCTTTGATGGGATTGTGTTGCCGGTACGTGGCTTCATGGGGTCTGTACCGGTTTTTGGACACACCGCGGAAGTTGGACCACTATTACGAACGATCGCTTCGCAACCGATGCGTGGTCTACGATGATGAAGGTTGGCCCGTGCACCCGGACACGGGGGAACGGACCGTGGCCCTTGTTAGCGA ACCAATGGAATTTATATTGAAtgttatattctttataacTTTACCATGTGTAATGATTTGGGACGCCATGAGGTCATGCGCACgctgtcaggaggaggatgaaaactcAGCCAactataataactataaaatgacGGAGGactataataaatgttttagttCACACGACGTCCAG ATCACGGAGCGGCGAAAGCGCCGCCGCAACCGTTGGCTGCAGAGGTGGATGACGCCACAGGCTGAGGAGCTTACATCTGATCTTTGGCATGAAGGTTTAAGTCCTCTGGGGAAAAAGACGCCCGTTTGT ATGCAACCACTACTGCAACAAGAAAGTGGGTTTAGAAGAACATGCGAACAATCTTCTTTCATGGATTCAGAACAAGATGACACCGAATATGTTCTCATGCAAATGCAGAAAAGTAGGGAATCACTTGTA AAAAGTCAACGACAGCTAGAAATGAAGACGAGTGCTATGCAGCAAATGAAAGGCAGCAGCAATGCGGGCATGAACCGATGA